The Terriglobales bacterium genomic sequence ACGCAATCTTCAATGGTAACGCCTTCAATCGGGATAAACGGAATCACATCGGCCGCACCGAGACGAGGATGCGCGCCCTGATGCTGGGTCAGATCAATCAGCTCGGCAGCTTTGCCCACGCCGCGAATGGCCGCTTCAGCAATGGCTTCGCGATTGCCGACCAGTGTAATCACACAGCGATTGTGGTCGGGATCCATCTCGCGGTCGAGCAGATAGACGCCCTCAACCTTCATGGCCTCGACGATAGCATCAACTTTGGATTTATCACGTCCCTCGGAAAAATTCGGGACGCACTCGACCAGCATGGACATGTAACAAGCATAGCGGGGAGCGAATCAGCGATGCAAGGAAGATGTGCGGAGACGTATATAGAAATGCATGTAGAGACGCAGCCATGGCTGCGTCTCTAAAGCAAAGATTACTTCATCCAGTGATAACCGATCCCAAACTGAATCGTGTTGATGCCCGGATTAGGAACGGTCATGCCGGCGTTGGAAATATGCACGTATCTGACATCCAGTGTGATCGAGCGGTTCTCGCGGGTAAAGATATGGGTCCCCAGGGCGAACTGCGAGGTGAAATTGATGTTCGATGTGCGGAATGGGACCTCGGTATTGGTAAAGAGCACGCCCCCGGCCAGCTCCGCGTAAGGAGCAAAGCGTTTGCCACCCGTGAAATTCCACTTCGCCACAAAAGGATTGAAGGAACCTCCGTAGGCTGTATTCACCGGGCCTGAGAGCACGTAAATGGGAATAAGATCAACGGCATATTCAATATTTCCTCGGAGTGGACCGCTGCCGTGCTGGCCCGTGAGCACTTTTCCCAGACGAAACCCGGCGTCGAAAACCCCTGTGTGGGTCACACCGCCGCTCACCGAATGACCGCCCTGCCCCCACACGCCAAAATCCCATGCACCTTTGTGTAGTGAGCTTGCAGGCAACGAGTCGGTTAATGTGTCGCGGGCTTTTTCCTTGTCTTTCTTCTGGGTTTTTTCCGAAGTTGGGGTTTGCGAGGCATTCGGGTCTGTTCCCTGGGCGAAGGCAAAGGCCGAGCACAGTACAAGCACAAAAGCGGCGAATTTCATTCGTTGGTGTCTCCTGTAAATTTAGGCTTGCTTGAAAATCTAACAGGTAGAGAGGAATTTTGGCGAGCGAAAAATGCGGGTTGGAACTGAGTCGACTTTGTTCGCAGAAGAGCAAGAAAAGCCGCCACATTGGGCGGCTTTTCACGAAAACTCTTGCCGGTTCTAGCTGGCGGCTTCCTGCAACTGTTTTACATCTACATCAAAGTTGGAGTAAACGTGCTGCACGTCATCATGATCTTCCAAAG encodes the following:
- a CDS encoding acyloxyacyl hydrolase, yielding MKFAAFVLVLCSAFAFAQGTDPNASQTPTSEKTQKKDKEKARDTLTDSLPASSLHKGAWDFGVWGQGGHSVSGGVTHTGVFDAGFRLGKVLTGQHGSGPLRGNIEYAVDLIPIYVLSGPVNTAYGGSFNPFVAKWNFTGGKRFAPYAELAGGVLFTNTEVPFRTSNINFTSQFALGTHIFTRENRSITLDVRYVHISNAGMTVPNPGINTIQFGIGYHWMK